In one Mycobacterium heckeshornense genomic region, the following are encoded:
- the mftB gene encoding mycofactocin biosynthesis chaperone MftB (MftB, a small protein, is a peptide chaperone that assists the radical SAM enzyme MftC in performing two modifications to the C-terminal Val-Tyr dipeptide of the mycofactocin precursor peptide, MftA. MftB's role is analogous to the role of PqqD in the biosynthesis of PQQ, a cofactor that derives entirely from a Tyr and a Glu in the precursor PqqA.), whose amino-acid sequence MRGLLTVAVPAPAEARFDPELGWRLHPQVAVRPEPFGALLYHFGTRKLSFLKNRTILAVVQSLDHHPDARSACRAAGLDDTQLAPYLKALGVLAASNMVVPREGP is encoded by the coding sequence GTGCGGGGTCTACTGACCGTGGCCGTTCCCGCGCCGGCTGAGGCGCGATTCGACCCCGAGCTGGGCTGGCGACTGCATCCGCAGGTGGCGGTGCGACCGGAGCCATTCGGCGCGCTGCTGTACCACTTCGGCACCCGAAAGCTGTCGTTTCTCAAAAACCGGACGATCCTCGCGGTGGTGCAATCGCTGGATCACCATCCAGATGCCCGATCAGCCTGTCGCGCAGCAGGACTCGACGACACCCAACTCGCGCCGTACCTGAAGGCCCTCGGCGTGCTCGCCGCGTCGAACATGGTCGTGCCACGGGAGGGCCCATGA
- the mftA gene encoding mycofactocin precursor MftA (Mycofactocin is a small molecule electron carrier derived from the final two amino acids, Val-Tyr, of MftA, the mycofactocin precursor. It plays a role in redox homeostasis and the metabolism of alcohols and aldehydes in Actinobacteria, including Mycobacterium tuberculosis.), producing MEHETDTDTELVTETLVEEVSIDGMCGVY from the coding sequence ATGGAACACGAAACCGACACCGACACCGAGCTCGTCACCGAAACCCTGGTGGAAGAGGTGTCCATCGACGGCATGTGCGGGGTCTACTGA
- the mftR gene encoding mycofactocin system transcriptional regulator (MftR, the mycofactocin system transcriptional regulator, is an uncharacterized TetR family DNA-binding transcription factor. Its role is inferred by context. It occurs as part of the biosynthesis locus for mycofactocin, a partially characterized electron carrier derived from the terminal Val-Tyr dipeptide of the precursor peptide MftA, through a radical SAM enzyme-mediated process.) — MLPESRVGRRRSTTPHHITDVALQLFAARGFENVSVDDVAHAAGIARRTLFRYYPSKNAIPWGDFDAHLRHLRELLDQVGPDVPLGEALRAALLAFNTFDESETRRHRQRMRVILQTAELQAYSMTMYAGWREVIAAFVARRTGSRTTDLLPQTVAWMLLGVALSAYEHWLDDESVSLPQALGDAFDAVRDGLDRLKR; from the coding sequence ATGCTGCCTGAGTCCCGGGTGGGCCGGCGCCGCTCGACGACACCGCATCACATCACCGACGTCGCGCTGCAGCTGTTCGCCGCCCGGGGATTCGAGAACGTCAGCGTCGACGACGTCGCGCACGCCGCCGGGATCGCCCGCCGCACGCTCTTTCGTTATTACCCGTCCAAGAATGCCATCCCGTGGGGGGACTTCGACGCACACCTGCGGCACCTGCGCGAGCTGCTCGACCAGGTTGGCCCGGATGTGCCGCTGGGCGAGGCCCTGCGTGCGGCGCTGTTGGCGTTCAACACGTTCGACGAGTCGGAGACCCGCCGGCACCGGCAGCGCATGCGGGTGATCTTGCAGACCGCCGAATTACAGGCCTACTCGATGACGATGTATGCCGGGTGGCGGGAGGTGATCGCCGCGTTTGTGGCCCGGCGAACGGGCAGCCGGACCACCGATTTGTTGCCGCAGACCGTCGCCTGGATGCTGCTCGGCGTGGCGTTGAGCGCCTACGAGCACTGGCTCGACGACGAATCGGTCTCGCTGCCCCAGGCGCTCGGCGACGCGTTCGACGCCGTCCGCGACGGATTGGACCGGCTGAAGCGGTGA
- a CDS encoding DUF2332 domain-containing protein, which produces MSGTERLLRSLRSQARACAAFGSPMYAELLDRVAADVQAGGVFAAVLSGHENDPGRFAVPLRLLGGLHRLVLDGRAPALRRWYPSTGGSWDGPAAWPVIAQVAADHTDALRAALDQPPQTNEVGRSAALIGALLILTRQFRLPVRLFEIGSSAGLNLRADHYRYRYPGGQWGPTDSPVSIDDAWRGRLPPTNDVRIVERHGYDIAPIDATNSEGELTLLSYVWPDMTVRMDRLRGAISVARHVPARLQRSTAAEAVAGLTVADGALTVLWHSITWQYLSADEQAAARAGIDAVAAHARTPAPFAHLMLEPQRRTPGAAHAFLLRVRSWPGGDDRILAECAPHGPPVIWE; this is translated from the coding sequence GTGAGCGGCACCGAGCGCCTGCTGCGCTCCCTGCGGTCGCAGGCTCGGGCCTGCGCGGCGTTCGGTTCGCCGATGTATGCCGAACTGCTCGACCGTGTGGCCGCCGACGTCCAAGCCGGCGGCGTCTTCGCGGCGGTGTTGTCCGGTCACGAAAACGACCCGGGTCGGTTCGCGGTGCCGCTGCGACTGCTCGGCGGACTGCACCGGCTGGTACTGGATGGCCGTGCACCGGCGTTGCGCCGCTGGTACCCGAGCACCGGTGGCAGCTGGGACGGCCCGGCGGCCTGGCCTGTCATTGCACAAGTCGCGGCCGACCATACCGACGCGCTGCGCGCTGCCCTCGACCAACCGCCGCAGACCAACGAGGTGGGCAGATCGGCTGCACTCATCGGCGCCCTGTTGATCCTTACACGTCAATTCCGGCTTCCGGTAAGGCTTTTCGAAATCGGATCCAGCGCCGGGCTGAACCTGCGCGCCGATCACTACCGCTACCGCTATCCCGGCGGCCAGTGGGGCCCCACCGACTCGCCGGTGAGCATCGACGACGCCTGGCGCGGCAGGCTGCCCCCCACCAACGATGTGCGAATCGTTGAGCGGCACGGCTATGACATCGCGCCGATCGACGCCACCAACTCCGAGGGCGAACTCACGTTGTTGAGTTACGTCTGGCCCGACATGACCGTCCGCATGGACCGGCTGCGTGGGGCGATCAGCGTCGCCCGGCACGTGCCGGCGCGGCTGCAGCGCAGCACCGCAGCCGAGGCGGTCGCCGGGCTGACTGTCGCCGACGGCGCGCTAACCGTGTTGTGGCATTCGATTACCTGGCAATACCTTTCCGCTGACGAACAGGCCGCGGCCCGTGCCGGTATCGACGCCGTCGCGGCCCACGCGAGAACCCCCGCTCCGTTTGCCCACCTCATGCTCGAGCCGCAACGCCGCACCCCCGGCGCCGCGCACGCCTTCTTGCTGCGAGTTCGCAGCTGGCCGGGCGGCGACGACCGGATCCTGGCCGAATGCGCGCCGCACGGCCCGCCAGTGATCTGGGAATGA
- a CDS encoding RNA polymerase sigma factor — translation MSAQPDRSDAARALLALYDRALPVVYGYFVRRCGDRGTAEDLTSETFLAAMDAARNDNPPPIGMPWLLGVARHKLADHYRRRRDRFAVPLAELREPVDAADDDWDAELDRLVAESVLARLSESHRMVLVLRYMDDCSVPECAELIGRTVHATEALLVRARRAFRQHYPEGGTP, via the coding sequence GTGAGCGCCCAACCGGACCGCAGCGATGCTGCGCGTGCGCTGTTGGCGCTTTACGACCGGGCGCTGCCGGTCGTCTACGGGTATTTCGTCCGGCGATGCGGCGATCGCGGAACCGCCGAGGACCTGACGTCGGAAACGTTTTTGGCGGCCATGGACGCCGCCCGTAACGACAACCCGCCGCCGATCGGGATGCCCTGGCTGCTGGGGGTGGCCCGCCATAAGCTCGCCGACCACTACCGCCGCCGGCGCGACCGGTTCGCCGTCCCGCTCGCCGAACTTCGCGAACCAGTCGACGCGGCCGACGACGACTGGGACGCCGAACTCGATCGCCTGGTCGCCGAAAGCGTCTTGGCCCGGCTGTCCGAGTCGCACCGCATGGTGCTGGTGCTGCGCTACATGGACGACTGCTCGGTGCCCGAATGCGCCGAGCTGATCGGGCGCACCGTCCATGCCACCGAAGCCCTTCTGGTCCGTGCTCGCCGGGCCTTCAGACAGCACTACCCGGAAGGAGGCACGCCATGA
- a CDS encoding VOC family protein, producing MSRPNDPLYVLRADDLPVQPDPVFAARLRARLESALSLPGATKGVVMSGTAAAISELAEPSAQAVPAVPRAAAIPYLCVPDARAAIAWYTDAFEGTVVGEPIVMDDGRIGHAELAIAGGVLYLADEYPELGLTAPERGAVSVSLMVHVADTDAALQRARQRGATVEREVYENYGARNATIVDPFGHRWILSGPVSGTVATIQHGDIGYVSVWSPDADRAAAFYGHVLGWTYDPATHHVTNTDMPTGIFAVDGPPTLFCCYAVADVNAAREAIAAAGGVPGEPREFEYGMVLDATDPHGVAFAVYQPADSQKRPELNGSGPGELSYVTYEVPDSAVFRDFYGRVLGWVFEPGRVDDGWQITPVHPMAGVAGGAARPTTVPMWTVADIDAAVARVREAGGTVPQEPARQPYGISAECLDDQGGRFYLGEF from the coding sequence ATGAGTCGGCCAAATGACCCACTGTACGTGCTGCGCGCCGATGACCTTCCGGTGCAGCCGGATCCGGTGTTCGCCGCGCGGCTGCGCGCTCGCCTCGAATCGGCGCTGTCCTTGCCCGGCGCAACAAAAGGAGTCGTCATGAGTGGTACAGCTGCAGCGATTTCCGAACTGGCTGAGCCGTCTGCGCAAGCGGTTCCCGCTGTGCCGCGCGCCGCGGCGATCCCCTATCTGTGCGTGCCCGACGCCCGCGCCGCGATCGCCTGGTATACCGACGCCTTCGAGGGCACGGTGGTCGGTGAGCCGATTGTGATGGACGACGGCCGAATTGGGCACGCCGAACTCGCCATTGCGGGCGGGGTGCTCTATCTGGCCGACGAGTATCCCGAGCTTGGGTTGACAGCTCCTGAGCGGGGCGCGGTTTCGGTCAGTCTCATGGTGCATGTTGCCGACACCGATGCGGCGCTGCAGCGAGCGCGGCAACGCGGAGCCACCGTCGAGCGTGAGGTCTACGAGAACTACGGTGCGCGCAACGCGACCATCGTCGATCCGTTCGGTCACCGGTGGATACTCAGCGGCCCGGTGAGCGGTACGGTCGCCACCATCCAGCACGGCGACATCGGATATGTGTCGGTGTGGAGTCCCGACGCCGACCGCGCGGCCGCGTTCTACGGCCACGTCCTGGGCTGGACCTACGACCCGGCGACACACCACGTCACCAACACCGACATGCCGACGGGCATTTTCGCCGTCGACGGGCCTCCCACGCTGTTCTGCTGCTATGCGGTGGCCGACGTGAACGCCGCTCGGGAAGCGATCGCCGCGGCGGGCGGTGTGCCGGGTGAGCCGCGCGAGTTCGAGTACGGGATGGTGCTGGACGCCACCGACCCGCACGGGGTCGCATTCGCGGTCTACCAGCCGGCTGACAGCCAGAAGCGACCGGAGCTGAACGGCTCTGGGCCTGGTGAATTGTCCTATGTCACATACGAAGTGCCGGATTCCGCGGTATTCCGCGACTTCTACGGCCGAGTGCTGGGATGGGTGTTCGAGCCCGGTCGCGTCGACGACGGCTGGCAAATCACCCCGGTGCATCCGATGGCCGGCGTGGCGGGCGGCGCCGCGCGTCCGACAACGGTGCCGATGTGGACGGTGGCCGACATCGACGCCGCGGTCGCGCGGGTGCGTGAGGCTGGCGGCACCGTGCCGCAGGAGCCGGCGCGGCAACCCTACGGGATCAGCGCCGAGTGCCTCGATGACCAGGGCGGTCGTTTCTACTTGGGTGAGTTTTAA
- a CDS encoding NAD(P)/FAD-dependent oxidoreductase, with protein sequence MKLHVTGSANGVVIVGGGLAAVRTAEQLRRANYTGPITIVSDEVHLPYDRPPLSKEVLRSEVDDVTLKPREFYDEYRITLRLGSAATGLDTTEQTVTLDDGTVLGYDQLVIATGLVPRRIPSFPDLVGIRVLRSYDESIALRRHALRARHAVVVGAGFIGCEVAASLRGLGVGVVLVEPQPAPLAGALGAQIGELVARLHRSEGVEVRTEVAVAEVRGAGHVDSVVLTDGAELTADLVVVGVGSRPATEWLNGSGIKVDDGVICDEAGHTSAPNVWALGDVASWRNPMGHQVRVEHWSNVAEQARVVVPAMLGQQAPSHVVVPYFWSDQYDIKIQCLGEPQATDIVHLVEDDGRRFLAYYERDGVVAGVVGGGMAGKVMKTRAKIAAAAPISEVLG encoded by the coding sequence ATGAAGCTTCACGTGACCGGAAGCGCAAACGGGGTAGTGATCGTGGGCGGTGGCCTTGCTGCGGTCCGCACCGCCGAGCAACTGCGCCGGGCCAACTACACGGGTCCCATCACCATCGTCAGCGACGAGGTTCATCTGCCCTACGATCGGCCTCCGCTGTCCAAGGAGGTGTTGCGCAGCGAAGTCGACGACGTGACCCTCAAGCCGCGCGAGTTCTACGACGAGTACCGCATCACCCTGCGGCTGGGTTCGGCCGCCACCGGCCTGGACACCACCGAACAGACGGTGACCCTCGACGACGGGACCGTGCTCGGTTATGACCAGCTTGTCATCGCGACCGGCCTGGTGCCGCGGCGCATCCCGTCGTTTCCGGACCTGGTCGGCATCCGGGTGCTGAGGTCTTACGACGAGAGCATCGCGCTGCGTCGGCACGCCCTGCGAGCCCGACACGCCGTGGTGGTCGGGGCCGGCTTCATCGGCTGCGAAGTGGCCGCCAGCCTGCGCGGCCTGGGGGTAGGCGTGGTGCTGGTGGAGCCGCAGCCGGCCCCGCTGGCCGGGGCGCTCGGCGCGCAGATCGGTGAATTGGTGGCGCGACTGCACCGGTCCGAGGGCGTCGAGGTGCGGACCGAGGTCGCGGTGGCCGAGGTGCGCGGTGCCGGCCACGTCGATTCCGTGGTGCTCACCGACGGCGCCGAGCTGACAGCCGACCTGGTGGTGGTCGGCGTCGGGTCGCGGCCGGCCACGGAGTGGCTGAACGGCAGCGGAATCAAGGTCGACGACGGTGTGATCTGCGACGAGGCGGGACACACCAGCGCGCCCAACGTGTGGGCGCTGGGCGACGTCGCCTCCTGGCGCAATCCGATGGGACACCAAGTGCGCGTGGAGCATTGGAGCAACGTCGCCGAACAGGCCAGGGTCGTCGTGCCCGCGATGCTCGGCCAGCAGGCGCCGTCGCACGTGGTCGTCCCCTACTTTTGGAGCGACCAGTACGACATCAAAATCCAGTGTCTCGGCGAGCCGCAGGCCACCGACATCGTGCACCTGGTCGAAGACGACGGCCGCAGGTTCCTGGCCTACTACGAGCGCGACGGCGTCGTGGCCGGGGTCGTCGGCGGCGGCATGGCCGGCAAGGTCATGAAGACGCGCGCCAAAATCGCTGCCGCCGCACCGATCTCGGAAGTGCTGGGTTAA
- a CDS encoding mycofactocin-coupled SDR family oxidoreductase: MAGGSGTLHGRVAFITGAARGQGRAHTVRLAREGADIIALDICAPVSDTITYPAATVEDLAETVRAVEAEGRKVLARKVDIRDDEALRQLVADGVEQFGRLDILVANAGVLGWGRLWELTDEQWDTVIGVNLTGTWRTLRAVVPAMIAAGNGGSIVVVSSAAGVKATPGNGHYSAAKYGLVGLTNTLALELGEFGIRVNSIHPYSVDTPMIETDALIQLLAKHPGYAHSFPPMPLQPKGFMTPEEVSDVVVWLAGDGSATLSGAQIPVDKGVLKY, from the coding sequence ATGGCTGGCGGCAGCGGCACGCTGCACGGACGAGTGGCGTTTATCACCGGCGCCGCCCGCGGCCAGGGACGCGCGCACACGGTGCGGCTGGCCCGCGAAGGCGCCGACATCATCGCGCTGGATATCTGCGCACCGGTATCGGACACCATCACCTACCCGGCGGCCACCGTCGAGGATCTCGCTGAGACGGTGCGTGCCGTCGAAGCCGAGGGGCGCAAGGTGTTGGCGCGCAAGGTCGATATCCGTGACGACGAGGCCCTGCGCCAACTGGTGGCCGACGGGGTCGAGCAGTTCGGCCGGCTCGACATCCTGGTGGCCAATGCCGGGGTGTTGGGCTGGGGCCGGCTCTGGGAGCTGACCGACGAACAGTGGGACACGGTCATCGGGGTCAACTTGACGGGGACTTGGCGTACCCTGCGTGCGGTGGTGCCCGCGATGATCGCAGCGGGCAACGGCGGCTCGATCGTGGTGGTCAGCTCGGCCGCCGGGGTAAAGGCCACACCGGGCAACGGTCATTACTCGGCCGCCAAATACGGACTCGTCGGGCTGACCAACACGCTGGCGCTTGAGCTCGGCGAGTTCGGCATCCGCGTCAACTCCATTCACCCCTATTCGGTCGACACCCCGATGATCGAGACCGACGCGCTGATCCAGCTGCTCGCCAAGCATCCCGGCTATGCGCACAGCTTTCCGCCAATGCCATTGCAGCCCAAAGGATTTATGACCCCCGAAGAGGTCTCCGATGTGGTCGTGTGGCTGGCCGGTGACGGGTCGGCGACGTTGTCGGGCGCGCAGATACCCGTCGACAAGGGCGTGTTGAAGTACTGA
- a CDS encoding SHOCT domain-containing protein: MLWRYVKCQLMVLLCGGLVGPIFLFTYFGLGQSSLIKWMFYAGLLITAADVLIALALANYGAKSSAKAAALERSGVLALAQIMGVTETGTRINEQPLVKLDLRISGAGFEPFDSQDRVIASVSRLGNITSRKLVVLVDPATRDYRIDWERSALVNGLVPAQFTVAEDNQTYDLSGQAGPLMEILQILKANNVPLNRMVDVRSNPVLRQQIQEVVRRAAAQQAQTAPAAVGQAPAGAPPAQTVGQRLQELETLHASGALTDQEYASKRAQIIAEL, from the coding sequence ATGTTGTGGCGATACGTGAAATGTCAACTCATGGTCCTGCTCTGCGGCGGCCTGGTTGGTCCCATCTTCTTGTTCACCTATTTCGGTCTGGGCCAGAGCAGCCTCATCAAGTGGATGTTCTACGCGGGCCTGCTGATCACCGCGGCCGACGTGCTGATCGCACTGGCGCTGGCCAACTATGGTGCGAAATCGTCGGCCAAGGCCGCCGCGCTCGAACGGAGCGGGGTGTTGGCGTTGGCCCAGATCATGGGCGTCACCGAGACCGGGACTCGCATCAACGAGCAGCCGCTGGTCAAGTTGGACTTGCGCATCTCTGGAGCGGGCTTCGAGCCATTCGACAGTCAAGACCGGGTGATCGCCAGCGTCAGCCGGTTGGGCAACATCACGTCGCGCAAGCTGGTGGTACTTGTCGACCCCGCGACCCGCGACTACCGGATCGACTGGGAGCGAAGCGCTTTGGTCAACGGTCTGGTTCCCGCGCAGTTCACGGTGGCTGAAGACAACCAGACATATGACTTGAGCGGGCAGGCCGGGCCACTGATGGAGATCCTGCAGATCCTCAAGGCCAACAACGTTCCGTTGAACAGGATGGTCGACGTACGGTCGAATCCGGTGTTGCGCCAACAGATTCAGGAGGTGGTGCGGCGGGCGGCGGCCCAGCAGGCGCAGACTGCGCCGGCTGCGGTGGGCCAGGCGCCGGCCGGTGCGCCGCCGGCGCAGACCGTTGGCCAGCGGCTCCAGGAGTTGGAAACACTGCATGCGTCGGGTGCGCTGACAGACCAGGAATACGCCAGCAAGCGGGCCCAGATCATCGCCGAGCTCTAA
- the tuf gene encoding elongation factor Tu yields MAKAKFQRTKPHVNIGTIGHIDHGKTTLTAAITKVLHDKFPDVNETKAFDQIDNAPEERQRGITINIAHVEYQTEKRHYAHVDAPGHADYIKNMITGAAQMDGAILVVAANDGPMPQTREHVLLARQVGVPYILVALNKADMVEDEELLELVEMEVRELLAAQEFDEDAPVVRVSALKALEGDPKWVASIEELMQAVDESIPDPVRDIDKPFLMPIEDVFTITGRGTVVTGRVERGVINVNEEVEIVGIRPSTTKTTVTGVEMFRKLLDQGQAGDNVGLLLRGVKREEVERGQVVTKPGTITPHTEFEGQVYVLSKDEGGRHTPFFNNYRPQFYFRTTDVTGVVTLPEGTEMVMPGDNTNIKVKLIQPVAMDEGLRFAIREGGRTVGAGRVTKIIK; encoded by the coding sequence GTGGCGAAGGCGAAGTTCCAGCGGACGAAGCCGCACGTCAACATCGGGACCATCGGTCACATTGACCACGGCAAGACTACGCTGACCGCGGCGATCACCAAGGTTCTGCACGACAAGTTTCCCGACGTGAACGAGACGAAGGCGTTCGACCAGATCGACAACGCGCCCGAGGAGCGTCAGCGCGGCATCACCATCAACATCGCGCACGTGGAGTACCAGACCGAAAAGCGCCACTACGCTCACGTCGACGCGCCCGGCCACGCCGACTACATCAAGAACATGATCACCGGCGCCGCCCAGATGGACGGGGCCATCCTGGTGGTCGCGGCCAACGACGGCCCGATGCCGCAGACCCGCGAGCACGTGCTGCTGGCCCGCCAGGTCGGTGTCCCCTACATCCTGGTCGCGCTGAACAAGGCCGACATGGTCGAGGACGAGGAGCTGCTCGAGCTCGTCGAGATGGAGGTCCGTGAGCTGCTGGCGGCTCAGGAGTTCGACGAGGACGCGCCGGTTGTGCGGGTTTCCGCGCTGAAGGCGCTCGAGGGCGACCCGAAGTGGGTCGCGAGTATCGAGGAACTGATGCAGGCTGTCGACGAGTCGATCCCTGACCCGGTCCGCGACATCGACAAGCCATTCCTGATGCCGATCGAAGACGTCTTCACCATCACCGGCCGCGGCACCGTGGTCACCGGCCGGGTTGAGCGCGGCGTGATCAATGTCAACGAGGAGGTCGAGATCGTCGGCATCCGTCCGTCGACGACGAAGACCACCGTCACCGGCGTGGAGATGTTCCGCAAGCTGCTCGACCAGGGTCAGGCGGGCGACAACGTCGGTCTGCTGCTGCGCGGCGTCAAGCGTGAGGAAGTCGAGCGCGGCCAGGTGGTCACCAAGCCCGGGACCATCACCCCGCACACCGAGTTCGAGGGCCAGGTCTACGTGTTGTCCAAGGACGAGGGCGGTCGGCACACGCCGTTCTTCAACAACTACCGTCCGCAGTTCTACTTCCGCACCACCGACGTGACCGGTGTGGTGACGCTGCCGGAAGGCACCGAGATGGTGATGCCCGGTGACAACACCAACATCAAGGTCAAGCTGATCCAGCCGGTCGCCATGGACGAAGGGCTGCGGTTCGCTATCCGCGAGGGCGGCCGCACCGTCGGCGCCGGCCGGGTGACCAAGATCATCAAGTAG